ACGTTTCCCTCGGAAGTTCCAGCATCGGCGCGGAATTCAGGGGGGGATCCCAGGAGACTTCCCCCAGGGCAGGGTCGTCGGCGCGGTCGTGGAGGCGCGCGGCGATGGGCCCGGGACCCCAGTAATTGCCCCGGGCGTCCACGGAAGCCGAGCCCTTCAGGTGCACGGCGTCTCGCCCCGAGGGGCCGAACCGGTTGCCCTCCAGCCGCACTGCCGAGTCTTCGAGGCTTACCAGGTCCAGGCCCGCCGCCTCGAAGTCGTTACCCTCGACTACCCCCTCCACCCGGCTCAGGGACAGGTGCCCCTCGGCGCTCGCCCCGAAGCGGTTGCCCCGGACCTCGGCACGGGTGCCCTCTTCCCGCATCCGCACCCCGTCGCGGTTTCGAGCCAGGCGATTGCCCAGGAAGCGCACGGTGCTCTCCCGGGCCAGGAAGCCTCCCAGGGAGCTGCCCTCGAGGATATTGCCGGCAAAGGTGAGCTCGCACCGGAAGACGTGGAGCGCGTAGAGGTTGCCGAGGAAGACGCTGTCCCGAACGCTGACGATGGAATCCCGAAACCGCAGGGCCTGCTTGTTGCCCACGAACACGCACCCCTCCAGGCGGGCGTCTTCGCTCTCCTGGAACTGCCCTGCCCGCAGGTTCGCCTCGAAGAGGCACCGGTACGCGGAGAAGCTGGAGAAGTGGGCGTGGAGGGCCTGGGTTCCGTGGCGAAACACCGTGTACCGGAACTCGTTTTCTGCGGACTCGGCGGAAATGAGGCTCACCTTGTCCCAGTCGCCCGGGGCCGGTGTCGGCTCCGCCGACTCGAAGACGACCGGCGCGTGGGGCAACCCGAGGCTGCGGATGCCCCCCAGGATGAGGAGCTCTCCCACCCCGAGCCCGTACCCGTGGGGATCGACCCTGCGAAACGCGACCCGCGTGCCCGGCATCAGGGTCAGCACGGCGCCGGGCAGCACCGTCACCCGTGCGTTCAGGATCACCTCGCCCGACCAGGCCTCGTCCGCCTC
The nucleotide sequence above comes from Thermodesulfobacteriota bacterium. Encoded proteins:
- a CDS encoding right-handed parallel beta-helix repeat-containing protein codes for the protein EADEAWSGEVILNARVTVLPGAVLTLMPGTRVAFRRVDPHGYGLGVGELLILGGIRSLGLPHAPVVFESAEPTPAPGDWDKVSLISAESAENEFRYTVFRHGTQALHAHFSSFSAYRCLFEANLRAGQFQESEDARLEGCVFVGNKQALRFRDSIVSVRDSVFLGNLYALHVFRCELTFAGNILEGSSLGGFLARESTVRFLGNRLARNRDGVRMREEGTRAEVRGNRFGASAEGHLSLSRVEGVVEGNDFEAAGLDLVSLEDSAVRLEGNRFGPSGRDAVHLKGSASVDARGNYWGPGPIAARLHDRADDPALGEVSWDPPLNSAPMLELPRETW